agcgcttttctaccttcaaggtactcaaagcgctttgacactacttccacatttacccactcacacacacattcacacactgatggagggagctgccatgcaaggcgccaaccagcacccatcaggagtgtcttgctcaggacacaacggacgtgacgaggttggtactaggtgggatttgaaccagggaccttcgggttacgcacggccactctcccactgcgccacaccgtccccaaactatatataatatataataatgaatccAAATATGAACTCAATAGCACAATATAGAACCACTTTTACTtacacaaaaaacaaataaagcaaTTTGTGCTGATGTTTTtaatcaaaatgaggaagtcaggattaatggctgCAATGAACAGGTTTAGTAGCGCAGTTTTTTGAAGCGCAGTTTGActcatgatactgataaagcttgTTCCCGGGGTCACATGCGCCACCCAAAGGAGATCTGCCCCACTACTTGAAAAAGACTGGATTTTTCCAACAAGAGGAAATTGTGTGGGGATTTTAGATTGGTGTCAATAAGGGTTAACCAGCCTGCTTCCTGCTTTATTTGTCCTGTCATGCAGGACTATGGACATATTGGCTGTGGTCGCAATGACTCATCCCACCATTTCATTCATCCAATATGTCCGATGGACACCATGGACCCTCCAAAGGTGGCAATCGGGGCAGCCCAGGTCAGCGTCTCCATCAATATTTCAGCTGCTGATGATGTCAGAAAGCCCTATAAAGAGCCTCCTAGAAAGCTTCCCGTCAGCAGCACCATGGTCAACAACAGAGCCCTCCTCCTCGCCGTGGCGGTCTGCTGCTGCAGCCACTTCCTGCGGCTGACTCGGGCCGAGGACGCCTCCATGGAGACGCGCTCCTTGGACTTCCCGCTGAAAAGACAGCAGGAAAAAGACCTGGTGAGATGATGGCTCATTAAAAACACAATGGGGTTGgcgttgttgttgggtttttggCAAatgtcttttgaatgcagattgaTGCTTTACAAGAAGTCCTGGAGAAGTTGAGGAACAAAGAGATGCCGTCTGAGAAGAAGCTTGGCTGGCTTCCATCGGTAAGTACAACACATTATTCATCAACATGGACTCAATTTAgtctgatttgatttgatttgtagTTACTGTCCTAATTTCATTGCAGTCCCATTTCTTCACTTTCTTCATTTATTTTGACAAATGATGTTTAATTCAATGAAatgaaatgatcaaaatatttCTTACTTTACTTTGCTTCTATTATTTCAGTATGACTATCAATAGTTATTGGATTTTTATCTAACTCTTGTCTTGCTCAACTCATTTATTATCAGTTGTTattgtgtgggttttttttcatttcagtgtaaaactttaaaaaatgtgttcaattatattgaattatttggttaaatatttattttcttattttgctTCAATATTTCAGTGTGGCTGCCAATTCATTTAGTTATTTATCCATGTTTTAATAGAAAAAATAATgtgtgtttttacattttagcatacaagtcaatgaaatgaaatgacattaaaatgtgttaaaatcaTAAAAATCTGTTAAAATTTTACATGGGACCCAACAAttaatttcatttaatttaatcTAATTACCAAATCAGACCCTTtcttcatgtatgttgctttttATTGTCTTAAATGACATTGTGACtgtcaatgtattttttttttcatgacattaatatttttttctccccatgCAGGAAAAGAAAAAtgcaacatgaaacataatgtgaATATTTGTTGTCGTGTTTAGTCCTTTCTGGATTTATTTATCTGTTCATTTACAGTAAACACTTGCTTATCGCTGTTAATTGCTTAACTGTGTTTTCCGCAAAGTAGATTTATTAATTATAGATCAAATACTTTCAAAGCTACAGCATAAAAACATTGTTCtaattacttaaaaaaacaaacaacatatgATAATT
The sequence above is drawn from the Nerophis ophidion isolate RoL-2023_Sa linkage group LG03, RoL_Noph_v1.0, whole genome shotgun sequence genome and encodes:
- the LOC133548900 gene encoding cocaine- and amphetamine-regulated transcript protein-like, whose product is MVNNRALLLAVAVCCCSHFLRLTRAEDASMETRSLDFPLKRQQEKDLIDALQEVLEKLRNKEMPSEKKLGWLPSCDAGEPCAVRKGARIGTLCSCPRGTSCNFYVLKCL